From Plectropomus leopardus isolate mb chromosome 17, YSFRI_Pleo_2.0, whole genome shotgun sequence, a single genomic window includes:
- the hoatz gene encoding cilia- and flagella-associated protein HOATZ, with the protein MSAQPEPPEQEDFDKFFTVFDGSSPEDVSHARQLWRSLSLLPPQESRLVSADIRQRLPVSRPQRSSSSGPKLSAPEPPSVHALRQRREERQRYVAMADQRREILALLKRQREQRIQRELLSVDFKPKVKLGRDKVDEKSPESEMDEELVRQLQ; encoded by the coding sequence ATGTCTGCCCAGCCTGAGCCTCCGGAGCAGGAGGACTTTGATAAATTCTTCACCGTGTTTGACGGCTCTTCTCCGGAGGATGTGTCCCACGCCCGGCAGCTGTGGCGCTCTCTGTCCCTCCTGCCGCCGCAGGAATCCCGGCTGGTGTCCGCAGACATCCGTCAGAGACTACCGGTGTCCCGGCCgcagcgcagcagcagcagcggtccCAAATTGTCCGCCCCGGAGCCGCCGAGTGTCCATGCTCTCCGGCAGAGACGGGAGGAGAGGCAGCGGTACGTGGCCATGGCCGATCAGAGGAGGGAGATCCTGGCTCTGCTGAAGAggcagagggagcagaggatCCAGAGGGAGCTGCTCTCCGTGGACTTTAAACCCAAGGTGAAGCTCGGCCGAGACAAAGTGGATGAAAAATCCCCAGAGTCTGAGATGGACGAGGAGCTGGTGAGGCAGCTACAGTAA
- the LOC121956126 gene encoding LOW QUALITY PROTEIN: myosin-11-like (The sequence of the model RefSeq protein was modified relative to this genomic sequence to represent the inferred CDS: inserted 1 base in 1 codon): protein MADDDSKFLFLDNDFRNSGVAQADWAAKKMVWIPSEREGFEAASIKEEKGDEVLVQLSNGQKVTINKDDIQKMNPPKFSKVEDMAALTFLNEASVLQNXRERYFSSLIYTYSGLFCVVVNPYKMLPIYSEKIIEMYKGKKRHEVPPHIYSITDNAYRNMMQDREDQSILCTGESGAGKTENTKKVIQYLAVVASSHKGKKDANPIVLYTHGELEKQLLQANPILEAFGNAKTIKNDNSSRFGKFIKLNFDVTGYLVGANIDTYLLEKSRCIRQANTERAFHIFYYMVAGAKDKLKEELLLEDFSSYRFLLAGHVEIPGQEDDIMFDETLEAMEIMGFTEDERIGMLKVVSTVLQLGNIKFEKERNSEQATMPDNTAAQKVCHLQGINVTDFTRAILTPRIKVGREVVQKAQTKQQVDFAVEALAKAMYERLFRWILARVNKTLDKSKRQSSSFLGILDIAGFEIFEDNSFEQLCINYTNERLQQLFNHTMFILEQEEYKREGIEWNFIDFGLDLQPCIELIERPNNPPGILALLDEECWFPKATDVSFVDKLLNTHTGHVKFSKPKQHKDKLMFTVLHYAGKVDYNAANWLTKNMDPLNDNVTALLNNSSSNFIQDLWKDVDRVVGLETMTKMSESSAPTSTKSKKGMFRTVGQLYKESLGKLMTTLHNTQPNFVRCIIPNHEKRAGKMDSNLVLEQLRCNGVLEGIRICRQGFPNRIVFQEFRQRYEILAANAIPKGFMDGKQACCLMVKHLDLDTNLYRIGQSKMFFRTGVLAQLEEERDLKLTVIIIAFQAQARGFLARKAFSKRQQQLTAMKVIQRNCACYLKLKNWQWWRLFTKVKPLLQVTRQEEEMGQKEEELKAAKEVAVKAETELKDITQKHSLLIEERAQLEMKLQAETEMYTEAEEMRVRLEAKKQELEEVLHEMEARLEEEEDRSNALQQERKDMEQQLQLMEAHIAEEEDAKQKLQLEKVAVEGKVKKLEEDVLIMEDQNNKLQKERKLLEERMADMSSNLAEEEEKSKNLTKLKAKHESMISDLEMRMKKEEKGRQDMEKAKRKVEAELADLQEQHADLQAQLEELRAQLAAKEEELQGTQARLEDECNQRGAAVKRVRELEVLLSELQEDLEAERQARGKVEAARRDLGEELNALRTELEDSLDTTAAQQELRAKREQEVAMLKKAMEDEGRSHEAQVQDLRQKHSQAVEEFTEQLEQAKRVRAGLEKAKQALEKESADLNADLRSLASAKQDVEHKKKKVEGQLNDLQSRFNESERQKTELGERVSKMTMEVDSVMGQLNEAEGKNIKLSKDVSSLSSQLQDAQELLSEETRQKLNLSGRLRQIEEDRNSLMEQLEEETETKRVVERQVSSLNMQLSDYKKKLDEMSGSVELLEEGKKRLQRELEAANSEYEEKASAYDKMEKSRSRMQQELEDVLMDLDSQRQLVSNLEKKQKKFDQMLAEERAVSSKFAEERDRAEAEAREKETRMLALGRALDENQDALEEAEKTIKALRAEMEDLISSKDDVGKSVHDLEKAKRGLEAIVEEMRTQMEELEDELQVAEDAKLRLEVNSQALRAQHERELHAHDEMGEEKRKQLLKQVRELEAELEEERKQRGQATGSKKKLEGELKDMEDQLEATSRGRDETIKQLRKLQGQVKDLQRDLEDSRAAQKEVLASARESERRSKAMEADIVQLHEMLAAAERARKQAETERDELSEELASNSSGKCLLSDEKRRLDTKISQLEEELEEEQANLESLNDRLRKSQQLVDQLGAELAAERLSSQSRESSRQQLERQNRDLKAKLQEVEGQGRSKLKSAIAALESKLREVEEQLEIESRERQANAKNLRQKEKKLKDLTIQMEDERKQAQQYKDQAEKGNVRVKQLKHQLEEAEEESQRMAAARRKLQRELEEASEANDTLSRDVTSLRSKLRHH from the exons ATGGCTGACGACGACAGCAAGTTCCTCTTCTTGGACAATGACTTCCGTAACAGCGGGGTGGCGCAAGCTGATTGGGCAGCCAAGAAGATGGTGTGGATACCGTCGGAGAGGGAGGGTTTCGAGGCGGCCAGCATAAAGGAGGAAAAGGGTGATGAG GTGCTGGTGCAGCTCTCCAACGGACAGAAAGTGACGATCAACAAAGATGACATCCAGAAGATGAACCCGCCGAAGTTCAGCAAAGTGGAGGACATGGCCGCCCTCACCTTCCTCAATGAGGCATCTGTCCTCCAAA TGCGAGAGAGATACTTCTCCAGTCTGATCTAT ACGTACTCAGGTCTGTTCTGTGTGGTGGTGAACCCCTACAAGATGCTGCCAATCTACTCTGAGAAGATCATCGAGATGTATAAAGGCAAGAAACGTCATGAGGTGCCGCCTCACATCTACTCCATCACAGACAACGCCTACAGGAACATGATGCAAG ACCGTGAGGATCAGTCTATTCTCTGCAC AGGTGAGTCTGGAGCGGGGAAGACAGAAAATACCAAGAAGGTGATTCAGTACCTGGCTGTCGTCGCCTCGTCGCACAAGGGCAAGAAGGATGCAAATCCT ATAGTACTGTACACTCAT GGGGAGctagagaagcagctgctgcaggctaATCCCATCCTGGAGGCATTTGGAAACGCCAAAACTATCAAGAACGACAACTCCTCACGATTT GGCAAGTTCATCAAGCTTAACTTTGATGTGACTGGTTATTTAGTTGGGGCCAATATTGACACCT ACCTGCTGGAGAAGTCTCGCTGTATTCGTCAGGCCAACACTGAGAGAGCCTTTCACATCTTCTACTACATGGTGGCAGGAGCCAAAGACAAGCTGAAGG agGAGCTCCTGCTGGAGGACTTCAGCAGCTATCGTTTCCTGCTAGCTGGTCACGTGGAGATCCCTGGTCAGGAGGATGACATCATGTTTGATGAGACTCTGGAGGCCATGGAGATCATGGGCTTCACTGAGGATGAGAGGATAG GGATGTTGAAGGTGGTGTCCACTGTGCTCCAGCTGGGCAACATCAAGTTTGAGAAGGAGAGGAACAGCGAGCAGGCAACCATGCCTGACAACACCG CTGCCCAGAAGGTGTGTCACCTGCAGGGCATCAATGTCACCGACTTCACCCGCGCCATCCTCACCCCCAGAATTAAAGTGGGCAGAGAGGTGGTGCAGAAGGCGCAAACCAAGCAGCAG gttgATTTTGCCGTGGAGGCTCTGGCTAAAGCCATGTACGAGCGTCTGTTTCGTTGGATTCTGGCCAGAGTCAACAAGACGCTGGACAAGAGTAAGAGACAGTCGTCCTCCTTCCTGGGCATCCTGGACATTGCTggttttgagatttttgag gaCAACTCCTTCGAGCAGCTCTGCATCAACTACACCAACGAGCGTCTGCAGCAGCTCTTCAACCACACCATGTTCATCCTGGAGCAGGAGGAGTACAAGAGAGAGGGCATCGAGTGGAACTTCATCGACTTCGGCCTCGACCTGCAGCCCTGCATCGAGCTCATTGAAAGGCCG AACAACCCTCCAGGCATCCTGGCCCTGCTGGATGAGGAGTGCTGGTTCCCCAAAGCCACCGATGTCTCCTTCGTGGACAAGCTGCTGAACACCCACACCGGTCATGTGAAATTCTCCAAACCCAAACAACACAAAGATAAATTGATGTTTACTGTTCTGCACTACGCTGGCAAG GTCGACTATAACGCAGCTAACTGGCTGACCAAGAACATGGACCCCCTGAATGACAACGTGACTGCTCTGCTCAACAACTCTTCCAGCAACTTTATCCAGGACCTGTGGAAAGACG TGGATCGAGTGGTGGGTCTGGAGACCATGACAAAGATGTCCGAGAGCTCTGCGCCCACCTCCACTAAATCCAAGAAGGGCATGTTTCGCACAGTGGGTCAGCTGTATAAGGAGTCGCTGGGAAAGCTGATGACCACGCTGCACAACACGCAGCCCAACTTTGTGCGCTGCATCATCCCAAACCACGAGAAAAGG gcTGGAAAGATGGACTCCAATCTGGTGCTGGAGCAGCTCAGGTGTAACGGTGTGCTGGAGGGCATCCGAATCTGCAGGCAGGGATTTCCCAACCGCATTGTGTTCCAGGAGTTCAGACAGAG ATATGAGATCCTGGCTGCTAACGCCATCCCTAAGGGCTTCATGGATGGGAAGCAGGCCTGCTGTCTGATG GTAAAGCACCTGGATCTGGACACTAACCTGTATCGTATCGGTCAGAGTAAGATGTTCTTCAGGACGGGAGTTCTAGcccagctggaggaggagagagacctCAAACTGACCGTCATCATCATCGCCTTCCAGGCACAAGCAAGAGGCTTTCTGGCCCGCAA AGCTTTCAGTAAACGTCAGCAGCAGCTGACCGCCATGAAGGTGATCCAGAGGAACTGTGCCTGTTACCTCAAACTCAAGAACTGGCAGTGGTGGAGACTTTTCACcaag GTGAAGCCCCTGCTGCAGGTCACcagacaagaagaagaaatgggTCAGAAAGAGGAGGAACTAAAGGCAGCAAAGGAGGTGGCAGTCAAGGCTGAGACCGAGCTGAAGGACATCACCCAGAAACACAGCCTG ctcatTGAAGAGAGAGCCCAGCTGGAGATGAAGCTTCAAGCAGAGACGGAGATGTACACGGAGGCGGAGGAGATGAGGGTGCGACTGGAGGCCAAGAAGCAGGAGCTAGAAGAGGTGCTGCATGAGATGGAGGCccggctggaggaggaggaggaccgcAGCAATGCGCTGCAGCAGGAGAGAAAGGACatggagcagcagctgcag ctgatGGAGGCCCACATAGCTGAGGAAGAAGACGCCAAGCAGAAGCTGCAGCTGGAGAAGGTGGCCGTGGAGGGAAAAGTCAAGAAACTGGAGGAGGATGTTCTGATTATGGAGGACCAGAATAACAAACTGCAGAAG GAACGAAAGCTTCTGGAGGAAAGGATGGCTGACATGAGCTCTAACcttgcagaggaggaggagaagtcCAAGAATCTGACCAAACTCAAGGCCAAACACGAGTCCATGATCTCAGACCTGGAGA TGCGTatgaaaaaggaggagaagggTCGTCAGGACATGGAGAAGGCCAAAAGGAAGGTGGAGGCAGAACTGGCTGACCTCCAGGAGCAGCACGCCGACCTTCAGGCCCAACTAGAGGAACTCCGAGCCCAGCTGGCTGCTAAGGAAGAGGAGCTGCAGGGCACACAGGCCCG CTTGGAGGATGAGTGCAATCAGCGCGGGGCAGCTGTGAAGCGGGTTCGAGAGTTGGAGGTCTTGCTCTCAGAACTGCAGGAGGACTTGGAGGCTGAGAGACAAGCCAGGGGGAAGGTGGAGGCGGCTCGGAGGGATCTTGGAGAGGAGCTAAACGCTCTCCGCACCGAGCTGGAGGACAGCCTGGATACTACCGCTGCCCAGCAAGAGCTACG AGCAAAGCGTGAGCAGGAGGTGGCCATGCTGAAGAAAGCCATGGAGGATGAGGGGCGAAGCCACGAGGCCCAAGTCCAGGATCTGCGACAGAAGCACAGCCAGGCTGTGGAAGAGTTCACTGAGCAGCTTGAGCAGGCCAAGcgg GTGAGAGCTGGTTTGGAGAAAGCCAAGCAGGCTCTGGAGAAGGAGTCTGCAGATCTCAACGCTGACCTGCGATCCCTCGCCAGCGCCAAACAGGACGTGGagcacaagaagaagaaggtagaGGGCCAGCTGAATGACCTGCAGTCACGCTTCAACGAGAGCGAGCGGCAGAAGACCGAGCTGGGGGAGCGGGTCTCTAAGATGACT ATGGAGGTGGACAGTGTGATGGGTCAGTTGAATGAAGCGGAGGGAAAAAACATCAAGCTGAGTAAAGACGTCTCCAGTCTGTCCTCCCAGCTCCAGGATGCACAG GAGCTGCTGTCAGAGGAGACCCGTCAGAAGCTGAATCTGTCCGGACGTCTGCGTCAGATAGAGGAGGACAGGAACAGCCTGatggagcagctggaggaggagacagagaccaAGCGAGTCGTGGAGAGACAGGTCTCCAGCCTCAACATGCAG CTGTCTGACTACAAGAAGAAGCTGGACGAGATGTCAGGGTCggtggagctgctggaggaggggAAGAAGCGTCTGCAGCGTGAGCTGGAGGCGGCCAACAGTGAGTATGAGGAGAAGGCGTCGGCCTATGACAAGATGGAGAAGAGCCGCAGCcggatgcagcaggagctagaGGACGTCCTCATGGACCTGGACAGCCAACGGCAGCTTGTCTCCAACCTggagaagaaacagaaaaagtttGACCAG ATGCTGGCAGAGGAGCGCGCCGTGTCCTCTAAGTTTGCGGAGGAGCGGGATCGAGCAGAGGCGGAGGCGAGGGAGAAGGAGACACGGATGTTAGCTCTAGGCAGAGCGCTGGACGAGAACCAGGATGCtctggaggaggcagagaagacCATAAAGGCCCTGCGAGCTGAGATGGAGGACCTCATCAGCTCCAAGGATGACGTTGGAAAGAGC GTCCATGACCTTGAGAAGGCCAAGCGTGGCCTGGAGGCCATCGTGGAGGAGATGAGAACGcagatggaggagctggaggacgaGCTACAGGTTGCTGAGGATGCCAAGCTGCGCCTGGAGGTCAACAGTCAGGCCCTGAGAGCTCAGCATGAGAGAGAGCTGCACGCCCACGATGAGATGGGCgaggagaagaggaagcagCTCCTCAAACAG GTGCGCGAGCTGGAGGCGGAGctagaggaggagaggaagcagcGAGGTCAAGCTACAGGCAGCAAGAAGAAGCTGGAGGGGGAGCTGAAGGACATGGAAGATCAATTAGAAGCCACCAGCAGGGGGCGTGATGAAACCATCAAGCAGCTCCGCAAGCTCCAG GGCCAGGTGAAGGATCTCCAGAGAGACCTGGAGGATTCGCGTGCAGCACAAAAGGAGGTCCTTGCCTCAGCCAGGGAGTCTGAGCGCAGATCCAAGGCCATGGAGGCCGACATCGTCCAGCTGCACGAG ATGCTGGCAGCAGCTGAGAGAGCTCGTAAGCAGgctgagacagaaagagacgaGCTGTCCGAAGAGCTGGCCAGTAACTCCTCTGGAAA GTGTTTGCTATCTGATGAAAAGCGTCGTCTGGACACCAAGATCAGCCAGCTGGAGGAGGaactggaggaggagcaggccaACCTGGAGAGTCTCAATGACCGGCTGAGGAAGAGCCAGCAGCTG GTGGATCAGCTGGGTGCAGAGCTGGCAGCAGAGAGATTGTCCTCTCAGAGCAGGGAGAGCTCCAGGCAGCAGCTGGAGAGACAAAACCGAGACCTGAAGGCCAAATTGCAGGAGGTCGAGGGCCAGGGCCGCTCCAAACTCAAATCCGCCATTGCTGCTCTCGAGTCCAAAttgagagaggtggaggagcagctggagaTAGAGAGCAG AGAGCGTCAGGCCAATGCCAAGAACCTGCGTCAGAAAGAGAAGAAACTGAAGGATTTAACCATCCAGATGGAGGATGAGAGGAAGCAGGCGCAACAGTACAAAGACCAG GCGGAGAAGGGCAATGTGCGGGTGAAGCAGCTGAAGCACCAGctggaggaggcggaggaggagtcTCAGCGCATGGCAGCAGCCCGCAGGAAACTGCAGAGGGAGCTGGAGGAGGCGAGCGAGGCCAACGACACTCTGAGCAGAGATGTGACTTCACTCAGGAGCAAATTGAG